The Chitinophagaceae bacterium genomic sequence TCCCCATAGCCGATTGGTGGCTCAAGCAGGCGAATCGTATTATTTCTGAAAAATGCCAACACAAGCATTGCTGATGCATGCATTCCTCCGGTATTTGACAATATGTCCATTATTAAACCAATGCCAAAACCTAAAAACATCAAACCCCATTTAGACATTTTAAATGGCATAATTAGCAAGAGCAATGGATAAATCATTGGAAAGATATAATAGGAGAAAGCAATTCTGTCTAACAAAAAACTTTGCATAAAAATCAATGCTGCACCGATAAAAATCCAGTTAAGTACTCTTTTCATCGAAAAATTTTACTTTTGAATCGTAACATACAAGAGTTAATCCTGCTGCTATTCTTAGTTTTATATGAAAGATAGTTTTTCATTTAAGCTTTCATTGATATTGATTATTCAAGTCCAGAATCTCTTCTTTATCATTATGTCTGATAACATATACATAGCTCAACTTTTGAAAAATAGTAGCATATTCAAGCTTTATTGTCAGGAAGTTAGCGCCTCTTTCTTCATTAACGTCTGTGACCGTTCCAATCGGTATTCCTGCCGGAAAAATAGCAGAAAAGCCACTGGTTAAGATTTCTTCTCCTACAGTCACATTTACATGAGGTGGAATATCTTTTAAAAACCCTTTTTGAAGATTAGATCTTTTCCAGACAAGCTGACCGGTATATCCACTGTTTGATAGCCTGCCGCTAATTCTGCTTTCAAGATGCAGCAAGCTGATACAAAGAGCATAGTTGTCAGAGACATCTACCACTATTCCCGCTACTCCGTGTTTACTAATAATTCCGTCATCCGGCTGTATTCCCTGATTAGCTCCTACGTCTATAGTGAAATAATTCCTTTGACTAAAAACACTGTTACGGATTACATTGGCAGGTATCATATCATACTTTCTGTTCAAAGTGTCCTGATTTGCAAATAAAACTGCCTTTTCGAGACCTTCAGTACTGTTGAAGAGCATATTGTACAGGGCGGCATTCTCAGCTAGAATACTGTCATTAACTTCTTTAAGATTTACATAATGTAATACACTGCTTAATTGCCTATCCAATGACCCTGCTACATAATTGGAACGATTGATGAAATGAGCTTTTTGGTAAGGTTGGTAATTGAAAATCAGCGTAATGGCTATTAACTGTAAAATAATAAACCAAATGGCCGCATGATTTTTAATCAAAAAGCGTATAAAATTTTGCATAGCAAGCGGAAGTTAACACATTATTGCGACAGTAAAGGTAATCATTACTGAAATCTTTTTTAACCAAAACATAACTTCCTTTTAACCTTAATTACTAAGGTTCCGGCAATTTATTTCATCAGGAATGAAAAGCGGTTGATGTTTTTAAGCGCGATACCGGTTCCTCTTACTACAGCCCTCAATGGATCGTCTGCAATATGTACAGGAAGCTTAGTTTTTTGAGAAATTCGCTTATCCAGTCCTCTGATTAATGCTCCCCCTCCGGTTAAATACAAGCCTGTTCTGTAAATATCGGCGGCTAATTCCGGTGGAGTCATCTCCAAAGCTTTTAACACGGCCTCTTCAATTTTTGATATTGATTTATCTATAGCTTGTGCTATTTCTGTATAGCTTATTTCTATTTGTTTGGGAATGCCGGTCATTAAATCTCTTCCATTTACTGCATAATCTTCA encodes the following:
- the mreD gene encoding rod shape-determining protein MreD, with the translated sequence MKRVLNWIFIGAALIFMQSFLLDRIAFSYYIFPMIYPLLLLIMPFKMSKWGLMFLGFGIGLIMDILSNTGGMHASAMLVLAFFRNNTIRLLEPPIGYGEDNVPGINNPGVQWFFFYSFMLLFLHHLVFFSWEIFSLNRIIFILFKTIFSTFFSVFIIMLLSFLFKPSEK
- the mreC gene encoding rod shape-determining protein MreC, whose product is MQNFIRFLIKNHAAIWFIILQLIAITLIFNYQPYQKAHFINRSNYVAGSLDRQLSSVLHYVNLKEVNDSILAENAALYNMLFNSTEGLEKAVLFANQDTLNRKYDMIPANVIRNSVFSQRNYFTIDVGANQGIQPDDGIISKHGVAGIVVDVSDNYALCISLLHLESRISGRLSNSGYTGQLVWKRSNLQKGFLKDIPPHVNVTVGEEILTSGFSAIFPAGIPIGTVTDVNEERGANFLTIKLEYATIFQKLSYVYVIRHNDKEEILDLNNQYQ